From the genome of Chanos chanos chromosome 5, fChaCha1.1, whole genome shotgun sequence, one region includes:
- the rpp21 gene encoding ribonuclease P protein subunit p21 isoform X1 produces MAGNIKDKEAFQRLNFLYQAAHCVLAQNPENVELSRFYCSTQKTIAKRLVLRQDPSVKRTVCKRCCTLLVPGVTATVRQKRHKRECVTVVRCLSCGLTKKFPNNPKHHLWVDQPEAQLENQHQSEQGPSSKTLSQGDKAQSVAPSTQTVPSDSSTTPKS; encoded by the exons ATGGCTGGAAATATAAAGGATAAGGAAGCCTTCCAGAGACTGAACTTCCTGTACCAG GCTGCACATTGTGTTTTGGCACAAAACCCAGAGAACGTGGAGTTATCGCGATTTTATTGCTCCACGCAGAAGACGATCGCCAAACGTCTGGTGCTGAGACA AGACCCATCAGTGAAGAGAACCGTGTGTAAGAGATGCTGCACACTGCTGGTTCCAGGAGTAACAGCCACTGTAAGACAAA agagacacaaaagagagtgtgtgactgttgtgAGATGTCTGAGCTGTGGGTTGACCAAAAAGTTtccaaacaatccaaaacaccATCTGTGGGTGGACCAACCTGAGGCTCAGCTGGAGAACCAACATCAGTCTG AACAAGGTCCTTCATCCAAAACCCTGTCACAGGGTGACAAAGCGCAAAGCGTTGCTCCTTCTACCCAGACTGTTCCCTCTGACTCCTCAACAACGCCGAAATCTTGA
- the rpp21 gene encoding ribonuclease P protein subunit p21 isoform X2: MAGNIKDKEAFQRLNFLYQAAHCVLAQNPENVELSRFYCSTQKTIAKRLVLRQDPSVKRTVCKRCCTLLVPGVTATRDTKESV, encoded by the exons ATGGCTGGAAATATAAAGGATAAGGAAGCCTTCCAGAGACTGAACTTCCTGTACCAG GCTGCACATTGTGTTTTGGCACAAAACCCAGAGAACGTGGAGTTATCGCGATTTTATTGCTCCACGCAGAAGACGATCGCCAAACGTCTGGTGCTGAGACA AGACCCATCAGTGAAGAGAACCGTGTGTAAGAGATGCTGCACACTGCTGGTTCCAGGAGTAACAGCCACT agagacacaaaagagagtgtgtga
- the aqp12 gene encoding aquaporin 12 gives MSGLNISLGYFISMVLLCVATRILFTRWWRRWDFLAEFFAAFAIAACRLEVQTIAEVGQWASGLGRDVTLTMLFVALVVHGSILERFTGNPSVTLMRFLQRDAGVLSVILGVSGQLLGAHLALLLTELYWGMELTDMHLIKNLMASECTPSLKTTLLQGTFAEAVSALAFHLIDLGLQHRSQLLRVPLLALTLSFLAHVATEYTAGYANPSIAYALTFSCPGFSFSQYALVYWFGPLLGMTLALFLYMGHIPLLFSRNLLYTQKSRFRVPKGKSSGEKEKKTK, from the exons ATGTCAGGACTAAACATCTCCTTAGGCTATTTTATTAGCATGGTGCTTCTGTGTGTAGCCACCAGGATCCTATTTACACGTTGGTGGAGGCGATGGGATTTCTTAGCAGAGTTTTTTGCGGCTTTTGCGATCGCTGCCTGTCGACTGGAGGTGCAGACCATTGCAGAGGTGGGCCAGTGGGCCAGCGGACTGGGTCGGGATGTCACGCTCACCATGCTTTTTGTTGCTCTGGTGGTCCATGGTTCCATTTTGGAGAGATTCACCGGGAACCCGTCCGTCACACTAATGCGGTTCCTGCAGCGTGACGCTGGCGTCCTATCTGTCATTTTGGGTGTCTCTGGACAGTTGCTCGGTGCCCATCTTGCCCTGCTTCTAACCGAACTGTACTGGGGGATGGAGCTAACAGACATGCATTTGATTAAGAACCTGATGGCATCTGAGTGTACCCCATCACTGAAGACCACACTGCTGCAGGGGACTTTTGCAGAAGCTGTGAGCGCATTGGCTTTTCACCTGATTGACCTCGGTCTACAGCACAGGTCACAGCTGCTGAGGGTTCCTCTTCTggctctcacactctctttcctcgCCCATGTTG CAACTGAGTACACTGCTGGCTATGCAAACCCCTCCATTGCCTATGCACTGACTTTCTCCTGCCCTGGGTTTAGCTTTTCACAATATGCCCTGGTCTATTGGTTTGGGCCTCTCTTAG GTATGACTCTCGCCCTGTTCCTGTATATGGGCCACATACCACTGCTGTTCAGTAGGAATCTGCTCTACACACAGAAGTCCCGTTTCCGCGTGCCAAAGGGAAAGAGCtccggagagaaagagaagaaaaccaaGTGA